CAAGGGCGACGAGGTCCACCAGGCCTTCCCCGGCTTCGGCGCCTTCGTGGACGCCGCGCTCCCCGTGGCCCAGGCCGCCGCCCAGGCGGAGCTCCAGCGGCGCGCGAAGAAGGCCCAGGCCGCCCTGGAGGCCGAACGCGATGCCGCCGCCGCCCGCCTGCGCCTCTCCCTCGCCCACCAGGGGCTGCCTCCGGAGGCGGTGGAGGCCCAGGTTGACGCGGAGCGCCATCACTCGGCACGGCTGCTCCAGGCGCTCGCGGGGGCCACGGTGGTTTTGGACGCGGCCTGCGGCTTCACCCTCAACCGCTGAAGCCAAACCATTGAGTCACAATGGAATCGGTCCTGACGGGGCTTCGGCCATTTGACCGATTCCCCAATCACCGAGAATCTAGGAGGAAGGCACCCTGCCCCCCATGGCCTTCCCCCGCCCCCCACGTCGGCAGCTCGAGTCCGGTCAGGCCGCTGTCGAGGCGGCGCTGTGCATGCCGTTGGTGGTGTTCATGGTGCTGGGCACGCTGCAGCTCTTCATGCTGCTGCAGGGCCGCATCCTGGCGCAGGTGGCGGTGTACCGCGCGGTGCGCGCGGGCAGCCTGAACCACGGCAGCTGCGAGGCGATGACGCACGCGGCGATGGTGACGATGCTGCCCACGGTGGAGCACACCCGGACGCCCGCGCAGCTGGCGAACGCGTTCGAGCCGCGCCGGCGCAACTACCTGCGCGTGCGCGGCTCGCGGGGCACGCTGTTCACGGAAGGGCCCATGGTGGAGATCGTCCGGGAGTCGCCGGACGTGGCGTGGGTGCGGGGGCTGGGCGAAGAGGACCTGATGTTCGACGTGCCCACGGACAACGCCGCGGAGCTGCGGCGGCACACGCTCGAGATCCGCATGGTGGCCTGGTACTACATGCGCGTCCCGTTCGCGGACTGGGTGATGAGCCGGATGTTCCTGGCCCAGTTCCACCTGAAGAACTACACGGCGGACAACCCGCTCAGCCCGGCGCAGAAGGAGTCGGACTGGTGGGCGGACACCGACGTGGAGCTG
This Corallococcus silvisoli DNA region includes the following protein-coding sequences:
- a CDS encoding TadE/TadG family type IV pilus assembly protein is translated as MAFPRPPRRQLESGQAAVEAALCMPLVVFMVLGTLQLFMLLQGRILAQVAVYRAVRAGSLNHGSCEAMTHAAMVTMLPTVEHTRTPAQLANAFEPRRRNYLRVRGSRGTLFTEGPMVEIVRESPDVAWVRGLGEEDLMFDVPTDNAAELRRHTLEIRMVAWYYMRVPFADWVMSRMFLAQFHLKNYTADNPLSPAQKESDWWADTDVELGPDDWPGGDLGDRMVRWSAQGHYLFPIQVHATMRMMTPVRAENFQGGAGCSLHGF